In Grus americana isolate bGruAme1 chromosome 17, bGruAme1.mat, whole genome shotgun sequence, the following proteins share a genomic window:
- the RAB5IF gene encoding GEL complex subunit OPTI: MMMSGARRREEPPHAQQHAVANGGAAGRGSVWGKALRSDSAWHDKDEFLDVIYWFRQIIAVILGIIWGVVPLKGFVGIAVFCLINAGVLYLYFSSFQQIDEEEYGGTWELTKEGFMTSFALFLVVWIIFYTAIHYD; encoded by the exons atgatgatgagCGGCGCCCGGCGCAGGGAGGAGCCGCCGCACGCGCAGCAGCACGCGGTGGCCAAcggcggggcggccgggcgCGGCTCCGTGTGGGGCAAGGCGCTGCGCAGCGACTCCGCCTGGCACGACAAG GACGAATTTTTAGATGTGATCTACTGGTTCCGGCAGATCATTGCAGTTATTTTGGGAATCATCTGGGGAGTAGTTCCACTGAAGGGATTCGTGGGAATAGCAGT ATTCTGCCTGATCAATGCTGGTGTTCTGTACCTCTACTTCAGCAGCTTCCAGCAGATAGATGAGGAGGAGTATGGCGGGACGTGGGAGCTAACAAAGGAAGGATTCATGACATCTTTTGCACTGTTTCTG GTTGTTTGGATAATCTTCTATACTGCCATCCACTATGATTGA